One window of the Bubalus bubalis isolate 160015118507 breed Murrah chromosome 8, NDDB_SH_1, whole genome shotgun sequence genome contains the following:
- the LOC123334876 gene encoding ATP-binding cassette sub-family A member 13-like, which translates to MDSVFRTLDSAWRTFGLRKPWYFPFTASYWKDVCGLVVKRQSLASSNLFSSSENLHGQGSSLRNGEGELEGGSPGVVLLSVTKEHDRHKAGVWDLTLTFHRDQITALLGTNGAGKTTVMCVPLPFLPPSLQGFDS; encoded by the exons ATGGACAGTGTTTTCAGGACCCTGGACAGTGCCTGGA GAACTTTCGGTTTGAGGAAACCGTGGTATTTCCCCTTCACCGCATCCTACTGGAAGGATGTGTGTGGGCTAGTGGTGAAAAGGCAGAGCCTGGCCAGTTCTAACCTGTTCTCCTCTAGTGAGAACTTGCATGGTCAAG GCTCATCCCTGCGAAACGGGGAAGGAGAGCTGGAAGGAGGCTCCCCTGGCGTTGTCCTGCTTTCTGTGACCAAGGAGCACGATCGCCACAAGGCGGGCGTCTGGGACCTGACCCTGACCTTCCACAGGGACCAGATCACTGCGCTGCTGGGGACCAACGGTGCTGGGAAGACCACCGTCATGTGCGTCCCGCTCCCCTTTCTCCCGCCTTCCCTCCAGGGCTTTGATTCTTAG